Proteins co-encoded in one Oreochromis aureus strain Israel breed Guangdong linkage group 3, ZZ_aureus, whole genome shotgun sequence genomic window:
- the LOC120434289 gene encoding uncharacterized protein LOC120434289 has protein sequence MEGKVDQESSEDPSGQSAQKHETQLDSIFMVREDKIITFVKNELKKMQNVLNPDYPECLESQREDDEQMSSREAFVKITLDFMRRMNQEELADHLQSMEEIQQSLTSGSLSTDKLSPAQWSALAFILLSSEKDLDEFDLKKYSVSEEVLLRLLPVVKASNKALLRDCNLSERSCKALSSALSSPSCNLRELDLSNNNLNDAGLNMLKSPDSTIIREGPAGVRWLRPGLRTCCVQNATLFKLRR, from the exons ATGGAAGGGAA agtggaccaggaGAGCTCAGAGgatcccagtggtcagtctgcccagaAGCATGAAACACaactggactccatatttatg GTGCGGGAGGACaaaatcatcacttttgtgaaaaacgagctgaagaagatgcAAAATGTTCTGAAtccagattacccagaatgcttagagagtcAGAGGGAGGATGATGAACAGatgagcagcagagaggcatttgtgaagatcacacTGGACTTTATGAGGAGAATGAatcaggaggagctggctgaccatctgcagagca tggaggagatccagcagTCCCTGacatcaggaagtctctccacagataaactgtctcctgctcagtggtcagctctggccttcatcttactgtcatcagaaaaagatctggatgagtttgacctgaagaaatactctgttTCAGAGGAGGTTCTTCTgcggctgctgccagtggtcaaagcctccaacaaagctct ACTGCGTGAttgtaacctctcagagagaagctgtaaagctctgtcctcagctcTCAGCTCCCCGTCCTGTAacctgagagagctggacctgagtaacaacaactTGAATGATGCAGGACTAAATATGCTGAAGAGTCCAGACTCTACAATTATCAG ggaggggcctgctggagtccgatggttgaggcCAGGTCTGAGGacgt gctgtgtgcaaAATGCCACACTCTTCAAACTGAGGCGTTGA